GTTGCTGCTGACGGTCTCGGACAACACGGCGGTCCGCCTGAGCGGACTGGTGTGTCCGGCGGCCGAGCTGAACGAGATCCTCGTCGCCAAGGGCTACCCGCAGACGCAGGTCTCGCCGGTCGCCAATCCGAATCGCTTCTTCCTGGGCAGAACGACTCCGCGTGAGACCCACGACATGCTGAACGCCTTGGTCGCAGGCACACTGCTGTCGGCCGAATCCACCGAGTTCCTGCTGAACTGCCTGCGCGCCCCGGTGGCGTTCACCGACGGCATCCGCCGCGAGATGTCGTCCGACGAGCGACTGCGGGTGGCGACGAAGGCAGGCTGGTTCAACGACGGTCGCAACGAGGCCGGAGTGATCTTCGACCTCGACGGCGCCCCGGTGTTGACCTTCGCGCTGTTCGCGCGCGGGGTGCGTGACGAGGGCAACTTCGGTGCCACCCACCCGGCGGTGCAGGCTCGTTCGGTGATGGGCCGGGTGTTCCTGGACTCGGTCACCCCGTTGACCAGCCCGCTCGAGAATCGGGAGATCCCGGACTACCGGCCGCGCAACGGCGGCTGAGCCACCCGACCGCAGCAGAGCACCCGAGGTGTCCGAGGCCGGGGGAGCGGACTCAGCGACGCTCCGCCTGCCCGGCGGGAACCTCGGTCGAGCGGCCCAGATAGGTGCCGCGCGCCGCACCGGGCACGGTGATCTCCTCGAAGCCCAACCGGTCGTAGAACGCACGGGCCGCCACGTTCTCCGGGACCATGCCCAGGTGCACCCGTGGCACCCCCCGCGCGTTCAACGCGGCGAGCAGCGTCCACATCAGGGCCCGGCCGTACCCGGAGCGCTGCACCTGCGGCAGCAGGTCGATGTGCAGGTGCGCCGGATGATCGGCGAGCACGGGGTGAACCATCCGTCCCGGGGCGTGCAGCAGCGTCCGCATCTCCTCGTCGGGCGTGTGCGGGAGGTCGCCGGGCGGCGGATGCCGGTCGGCGACCATCGGCAGCCACACCTCGGCGAACTCCGCGGCGAAGGACACCGTGTCGGCCGCCCCGATCACATAGCCGACCGCCCGCTCGCCGTCGTCGAGGACGAACGCCAACTCCGGTTGTAAATGCAGGTAGGGACCGGCGAAGATGTCGGCCATCAGGTCGGGATGGACCTCGGCGGCGTCCGCGCGCGGAAACACGGTGCGGCGACAGACGTCGTAGACGGCGTCGCGATCGGCTGGTCGGTAGGGGCGGATCACCGGCTGAGGCATGGTGACGGCGGGCTCCTCTCACGGCGGTCGACGCGCCGAGCCCCGACCTGCCTGCGTGGCAGCCTCGAGGGGAATCGGCCTTCGACGTCGTCGCATCGACTCTACGATCATGATCGTGCCGTCGTCGAGCGCGCGACGGTCGTCGGAGGCCGTGCCTGCGGTGTTCGACCTCGCCGCACCGCCGGTCCGACGCACCGGCGTACAAGGAGTGACGTGGCGGACGAGGGCCCGGAGTCCGGCGAGCCGCGTCGCGGCGGGTGGTTCGAGCCGCCGCGACGCGCACCAGAACCGGAGAGTGGCGCGAGACGCCTCGTGGCGGCGGGCCGAACCCGACAGACCCGATGACGTGCTGGGGGCGGCGAGGTCCGGCAGTACGGCCGCCTCACCGCCCGAAGGCGTGCAGCAGTCGCGCGTTGCGCAGGGCCAGCACGCCCCGCCAGGCCAGTTCCGAAGCCGGGCCGGGCGGCTGCCAGGACAGCGGCCAGCCCCCGTCGGGCTGCTGGGTCTGCTGGATCGCATCGAGGTGTGCTTCGACGGCATCCGCCGGGAACAGTCCCCGACGCGGGTGGTCCGGGCCGGGAGCGAAGTCCAGCGGTCCCAGCCCGTAGCCCGATCCGGGGTAGAGGTGGAACGACGTCCACGTGGCAGCCCGCGCGGCGATCTCGGCGGCCACCTCGCGGGCCCGATCCTGCTCGGCCGCGTGATCGAGGAAACAGAACACGGTCAGGGCGGTGTGGGCGTCGAGGGACTCGGCCGTGCGCAGCGTCTCGATGTGGCGGGCACAGAACTGTTCGGCCGCCGTCGTCCAGTCCGACGTGATCTCCAGGGCACGCAGTCGGGACACGATGCTCGCCGTGGGATTGAGGCCGGCGGGGAACTCGCCGTCACCCCAGTGCTCGGCGCGCGGATACGCGGCGATCGTGGGCAGCACGATCGGCAGGCCGCCGTCGTCCTGCGCTCGGGCCGCCAGATACGCGGGCAGACCGGCGGCGAAGGCATGGGCGTGGTCGCGGACCGAGTCGTGCTGTCCCGACGGGGACTGCAGCACCTGTTCCACGACCTCCAAGGCGAAGTCGACGGCCAACGGCTGTGAGTCCGGTGCCAGGACGTCGGCCTCCAACCCGTGGCCCAGCCCGCCGTCGGCGTTGCGGTGGCCTTCCAACGCGTGCAGCACGGCATGGGCGTGCTGTGGATCGGGCGCGGCGAACCAGGCCTGGGCGAGACGACGTTCCAGCAGGCGGGCGTGGCCGTCGAGGAAGTCGAGGGCGCGGCGCGTCGGGGCGCGGAACTCGGTGATCTGAGTGGGCATTCCGGGATTCTGCCGCCCGGACACCGGCGGCGTCGTGAACAGAACGGTCATCTCCGACGCAGGAACACCGCCGGGGTGCGGCCGGTGAGCTCCCGGGTGTCGCGGGACAGGTGCGACTGGTCGGCATAACCGGCCCTGCTCGCGACCTCGGCCAGCGGCGTCCCGTGCTCGGCCGCCGCGATCGCGCGACGCAGCCTGCTGATCCGCAGGTAGGTGGCGGGACCGTAGCCGACGGCGGCGCGGAACCGGCGACGGAGCTGTCGCTCGCTCAGCGCCACGTCGGCGATCACGGCGGACACCCGCGTCGCGCCCGCGTCGATCCTGGCGAGCACTTCGGTCAGCTCCGGATCGGGCCTGGCCAGCGGACGGCCCGCGATCACCTCGGCCAGGGCAGCCGGATCGGCCCGCAGTCGGTCGGCGAGGCGTGCCCCCGTCGGGCCCCACAACTCGCTCAGCTCGACGCGGGAGTCCCGCAGTGCGTCGGCAGGCACGCCCAACGCCCGCGCGGCCTGACCTGGCTGGAACCGCAGACCGGTGATCACCGTGTCCGGCGGCACCGTGGACTGCCAGGCGCGGGTGTCCGGGCCCGCGACGAAGACCCGCTCGGCGGCCACGATCACATCCAGGCATCCGTCGGGGATGATCAGCCGGGTCGTGGACTCCCGCGCGCGCCACAGGCAGCGGACCAGGCCGCGCAGCGGCTCCGACGGTCGTCGTTCCCGATACACGGCCGCCGATCCTGCCCGAGAGCACCGACACATCGCGGTGCCCGGACTGATCCGATGCAGACAGCCCCGTGGCAGCAGGCTTCGGCCGACTCCGGTGGAGTGCGCGCGGACCGACGATCGGACGCGGGAGCGGCCACCGCACCGGGGGAGAGAGCCAGCGCTGCCTGTCGGGTCTGGCGGCGACGGGCGCGGCAGGCGGGTGTGGTGGTCTGCTGGTGTGGCCGGGCCGTCGCCCGCGGGAGACGTGTCGGTCGGCGCACCGAGATCATCGGCCGATCTCGTCGAGCGTGGCCCCAGCGTGGTGCCTGCTCGACGTTGTTGACTGACGGGATGGACACTCCGGGCAGGCCGGTTACCGACACCACGCCCCCGCGTTCCACCGGCCCCGACCGCACCGACGATGACAGCACCGGCTCGCCGCGAACTCCGACCCGACCCGAGACGGCGGGCGCCCTCACCGGGGCTCGCGGTCGACCGCAGCGGGCCGACGACGAACCGGACCGACGCTCGTCGCAGATCCGTACAGCCCGTCCCGGCGAGGGTGATGCCCGCCGGATCGTCGGTGCCGCACTGCCGCTGTCGTTGTCGTTGATCGTCACGGCGATGGCGGCGCTGGTCAACACCGCCGTCCTGGGGCGCCACGACACGGCGGCACTGGCCGCGTTCACGATCGCCATGGCGGTGTATCTGCCCGCCACAGCCGCCGTGAGCGGCGCGACCCGAGGAGTGATGCCCTTCGTCGCGGCGAGCGGCACCGATCAGAGCGGTCTCCGGACGGTGATCCGGGACGGCCTGGTGTCGGCGTTGCTCGTAGGGCTGCTCGGCGCCGTCGCCACCGCCGCCGTCGGCCTGGTGGCGCAGGCGGGCGGCGTGTCCGCCGCGACGATCGCGCGGCTCGGGGCGCTGCCGATGATCCTGGCGGCGGCCGTGCTGGTGACCGCCGTCGGCTCGTCGGCCTCGGCCGCCCTCGTCGGGTTGGGCAGGCCACGCCCCGTCCTGCACGGCGGACTCGTCGGCGCACTGCTCACGGTGACGCTGTCCCCTGCCCTGGTGTTCGGGCTCGCCGGAATGCCCAGCCTCGGCGCCGCCGGGGCAGGCACGGCCGTGCTGATCGCGGTGACGGGCAATGCCCTGGTGACGATGGTCGGGTTGCGCCGCGTCGTGACCGCAACGGGGAGCAGGGCGACCCGGGGCGGAACCACCGTGCGGGGAGTGACGGCGTTGCTGCGGGTCGGGATACCGCTCTCGGCCACGGTCCTGATCAAATTCGCGTCGCTGGGGGTCCTGGCCTTCGCCGCCGCCCGCATCGGCACCGCTGCCTCTGCTGCGCACGGGATCGCGGTGTCGCTGGTGAACCTGACCTTCACCACGGCGGTGGCCGTCGGCCAGGCGATGGTGCCCTTGATCGCCAGGGACGTCGCCTCGGGCGGGGCACGGAGTCGTCCGATCGCGTGGGCGGGAGTCCGGATCGGCGTCCTTGCCCTGTCCGTCGTGGCGTTGACGCTGGCGGCGTGCCGCGACCTGCTGATTCCGTTGTTCAGCGCCGACGCGGTGGTCACGGCGACGGTCTCGGGTCTGCTCCCGTGGATCCTGCTGGTGGTGGTGGCCGACGGCATGCAGGCGATG
The Actinoalloteichus fjordicus DNA segment above includes these coding regions:
- a CDS encoding serine hydrolase; the protein is MVAAKVNRRAVLGLGLGTMAVAGAALATSGTAVAQQARPRQADVTTASAACDVIAEVYRAETAAAGGTWSSLVSVVDAAGTAVPSVQESIDEVVEAYSVNKIAVAVAVLDKIDRGLITLDQQVEVSAEIIANDGDGVFYLDRAYPSQVTVGHVLALLLTVSDNTAVRLSGLVCPAAELNEILVAKGYPQTQVSPVANPNRFFLGRTTPRETHDMLNALVAGTLLSAESTEFLLNCLRAPVAFTDGIRREMSSDERLRVATKAGWFNDGRNEAGVIFDLDGAPVLTFALFARGVRDEGNFGATHPAVQARSVMGRVFLDSVTPLTSPLENREIPDYRPRNGG
- a CDS encoding GNAT family N-acetyltransferase, whose amino-acid sequence is MPQPVIRPYRPADRDAVYDVCRRTVFPRADAAEVHPDLMADIFAGPYLHLQPELAFVLDDGERAVGYVIGAADTVSFAAEFAEVWLPMVADRHPPPGDLPHTPDEEMRTLLHAPGRMVHPVLADHPAHLHIDLLPQVQRSGYGRALMWTLLAALNARGVPRVHLGMVPENVAARAFYDRLGFEEITVPGAARGTYLGRSTEVPAGQAERR
- a CDS encoding AraC family transcriptional regulator, producing the protein MYRERRPSEPLRGLVRCLWRARESTTRLIIPDGCLDVIVAAERVFVAGPDTRAWQSTVPPDTVITGLRFQPGQAARALGVPADALRDSRVELSELWGPTGARLADRLRADPAALAEVIAGRPLARPDPELTEVLARIDAGATRVSAVIADVALSERQLRRRFRAAVGYGPATYLRISRLRRAIAAAEHGTPLAEVASRAGYADQSHLSRDTRELTGRTPAVFLRRR
- a CDS encoding MATE family efflux transporter, with the protein product MDTPGRPVTDTTPPRSTGPDRTDDDSTGSPRTPTRPETAGALTGARGRPQRADDEPDRRSSQIRTARPGEGDARRIVGAALPLSLSLIVTAMAALVNTAVLGRHDTAALAAFTIAMAVYLPATAAVSGATRGVMPFVAASGTDQSGLRTVIRDGLVSALLVGLLGAVATAAVGLVAQAGGVSAATIARLGALPMILAAAVLVTAVGSSASAALVGLGRPRPVLHGGLVGALLTVTLSPALVFGLAGMPSLGAAGAGTAVLIAVTGNALVTMVGLRRVVTATGSRATRGGTTVRGVTALLRVGIPLSATVLIKFASLGVLAFAAARIGTAASAAHGIAVSLVNLTFTTAVAVGQAMVPLIARDVASGGARSRPIAWAGVRIGVLALSVVALTLAACRDLLIPLFSADAVVTATVSGLLPWILLVVVADGMQAMLGFALIGLRRTVPSMIVLAAGHGLLVLLCLPIAASAGLAGLWAALLVTNLLLGVGQVVAFRRVTAKAAPPGATIT